The following coding sequences lie in one Natrarchaeobius halalkaliphilus genomic window:
- a CDS encoding ArsR/SmtB family transcription factor — translation MDDEVPIEEILNTIGDEHARTVLASISREPGSAKELAERLDLSQPTIYRRIDLLQEYDLIKERTLVADDGNHYNEYTSNFNSTVISLEGDEYDVRIFREENLPDRFSRLWDDLGVN, via the coding sequence ATGGATGATGAGGTCCCAATCGAAGAGATCCTCAACACGATCGGGGACGAACACGCTCGGACCGTCCTCGCATCGATCAGTCGGGAACCGGGGTCGGCAAAGGAACTAGCCGAGCGACTCGATCTCTCCCAACCGACGATCTATCGACGAATCGATCTCCTTCAGGAGTACGACCTCATCAAAGAACGCACGCTCGTCGCGGACGATGGCAACCACTACAACGAGTATACGAGTAATTTCAACAGCACGGTCATTTCCCTGGAAGGCGACGAGTACGACGTTCGTATCTTTCGAGAAGAAAACTTACCGGACCGATTCTCACGGCTCTGGGACGACCTGGGTGTGAACTAA
- a CDS encoding DUF7835 family putative zinc beta-ribbon protein — protein sequence MATTNDVSNGMTEPCEVCERDTLHDVSVQLVTEGGEGKNARYSREPYRVRECLRCGNRDSQRMNNA from the coding sequence ATGGCAACGACTAATGACGTCTCAAACGGGATGACCGAACCGTGTGAGGTGTGTGAGAGAGACACCTTACACGACGTTAGCGTTCAACTCGTTACGGAGGGTGGCGAAGGGAAAAACGCACGGTACTCGAGAGAGCCCTACCGGGTCCGGGAGTGTCTTCGCTGTGGGAATCGCGACAGCCAGCGAATGAACAACGCCTGA
- a CDS encoding metal-dependent hydrolase encodes MPSTVVHVAIAGMMGVALLGNRFDTKAILIVMGATALIDLDTLIGIYVPGTHRAALHNVWIVVIPAVVLAWDVKLRERSFVLERWGAYGYRVAWVTLVTVLFAHILLDAFFNGVNLFWPVHDRFYDLSGKLVVTDQRGLVQTFVEIDSSTGAVDESTTRGTTEDMHYSTGFDPTREEPPADVERIFPIAGTGERFVLTIAGFTTVLFRIVEDRRSE; translated from the coding sequence ATGCCATCGACAGTCGTCCACGTTGCGATCGCCGGGATGATGGGTGTTGCGCTGCTCGGAAACCGATTCGACACGAAAGCGATCCTCATCGTCATGGGCGCAACGGCCCTGATCGATCTCGATACGCTGATCGGGATCTACGTCCCGGGAACTCACCGAGCGGCGTTGCACAACGTCTGGATCGTCGTGATCCCGGCCGTCGTGTTGGCGTGGGACGTCAAACTCCGCGAGCGATCGTTCGTTCTCGAGCGCTGGGGTGCGTACGGCTATCGAGTCGCGTGGGTGACGCTCGTCACCGTCCTGTTCGCTCACATCCTCCTCGATGCGTTCTTCAACGGCGTCAATCTCTTCTGGCCCGTCCACGACCGGTTCTACGATCTCTCTGGTAAGCTGGTCGTTACGGATCAGCGCGGACTCGTCCAGACGTTCGTCGAGATCGACTCGAGTACCGGTGCGGTCGACGAGTCGACCACTCGCGGGACGACGGAGGATATGCATTATTCGACGGGATTCGATCCAACCCGGGAGGAGCCACCGGCGGACGTCGAGCGGATCTTTCCGATCGCTGGGACTGGAGAGCGGTTCGTGCTTACGATCGCGGGATTCACGACGGTCCTGTTTCGGATCGTCGAAGACCGCCGGAGCGAGTAG
- a CDS encoding helix-turn-helix domain-containing protein has translation MGGRGPKRELAEKIAGEITLSNDPGATLRKWRTDFDISQTDLASELDVSSSVISDYESGRRESPGIGVVGRLVFGLLEIDERRGGDRIRQYGRVLSAGFDSDVVLDLREYATSIPVSRLYDELEATQIAPGSTDRISGHTVVDSIEAITRLSSEEFFRLYGQSTNRVLVFTNVTRGEGVGIALRVVNPTPNAVILHGIEEDELWDHARDLARIDGYSLGVTTAPLEDVLERLVTLE, from the coding sequence ATGGGCGGACGTGGACCGAAACGGGAACTCGCGGAGAAGATCGCTGGCGAGATTACGCTGAGCAACGACCCCGGAGCCACGTTACGAAAGTGGCGAACCGACTTCGATATCTCTCAAACTGATCTGGCGTCGGAACTCGACGTCTCCTCGTCGGTGATATCCGATTACGAGAGTGGCCGACGGGAGAGTCCCGGAATCGGCGTCGTCGGACGGCTCGTCTTCGGATTGCTCGAGATCGACGAACGGCGCGGCGGCGATCGCATTCGCCAGTACGGTCGCGTACTCTCGGCCGGATTCGACAGCGACGTCGTTCTCGATCTCCGCGAGTACGCGACGTCGATTCCCGTCTCTCGGCTGTACGACGAACTCGAGGCCACCCAGATCGCACCAGGGAGTACGGATCGGATCAGCGGCCACACCGTCGTCGACAGCATCGAGGCGATCACCCGACTCTCGAGCGAGGAGTTCTTTCGTCTCTACGGACAGAGTACGAACCGCGTGCTGGTGTTCACCAACGTTACTCGGGGCGAAGGTGTCGGCATCGCGCTCCGGGTCGTCAATCCGACACCGAACGCCGTCATCCTCCACGGAATCGAAGAGGACGAACTGTGGGATCACGCACGCGATCTCGCCCGGATCGACGGCTACTCGCTCGGCGTTACGACCGCCCCGCTCGAGGACGTTCTCGAGCGACTGGTCACGCTCGAGTGA
- the gcvH gene encoding glycine cleavage system protein GcvH, with protein sequence MSFDVPEDRRYLGSHEWAHETGDVVRIGITDFAQDELGDVVFVELPDDGDALTQGDEFGIVESIKAVSDLYAPISGDVVAVNDALFDTPELVNEDPLGDGWMIEIEPNDDAELEGLLSAEEYDDQIA encoded by the coding sequence ATGAGCTTCGACGTTCCTGAAGACAGACGGTACCTGGGATCGCACGAGTGGGCACACGAGACGGGCGACGTCGTCCGTATCGGTATCACGGACTTCGCCCAGGACGAACTGGGCGACGTGGTGTTCGTCGAACTGCCGGACGACGGCGACGCTCTCACGCAAGGCGACGAGTTCGGCATCGTCGAGTCGATCAAGGCCGTCTCGGATCTCTATGCGCCGATCAGCGGCGACGTCGTCGCTGTCAACGACGCGCTGTTCGACACTCCCGAACTCGTCAACGAAGATCCCCTTGGCGACGGCTGGATGATCGAGATCGAACCCAACGACGACGCGGAGCTCGAGGGGCTACTGTCGGCCGAAGAGTACGACGATCAGATCGCCTGA
- the gcvT gene encoding glycine cleavage system aminomethyltransferase GcvT: protein MPIQTPPLRAVHDERGAKFTAFGGWDMPVEFDSIRTEHAAVRENAGRFDVSHMGQIHVTGPDSTTLMQRLTTNDVARLEVGDAQYATITDEDGIIVDDTVVYRLPDETGDATYLFVPNAGTDEATHERWLAYRNEWDLEATVDNCTDEYAMFALQGPATPDLVDEETEGSVTELARFEAKYAEIDGIECWTARTGYTGEDGFELFVPWNEAERIWSAFDCQPCGLGARNTLRIEAGFLLAGQDFDRESNPRTPYEAGVGFTVALETEFVGRDALARISEEDLDERLVGLQLIDPGIPRHGYDITSTEGRVVGTVTSGTMSPTLERAIGLGYVPTAYAEPGTTVHVVVRGRSKKARVETMPFIDTV from the coding sequence ATGCCGATTCAGACGCCGCCGTTGCGCGCGGTCCACGACGAGCGTGGAGCGAAGTTCACGGCGTTCGGCGGCTGGGACATGCCGGTCGAGTTCGACTCGATCCGAACGGAACACGCCGCCGTTCGAGAGAATGCGGGTCGATTCGACGTCTCGCACATGGGCCAGATTCACGTCACTGGCCCGGATTCGACGACGCTGATGCAACGGCTCACCACGAACGACGTCGCCCGACTCGAGGTCGGGGACGCTCAGTACGCCACGATCACCGACGAGGACGGGATCATCGTCGACGACACCGTCGTCTATCGGCTCCCCGACGAAACCGGAGACGCGACGTACCTCTTCGTCCCGAACGCCGGCACCGACGAAGCGACCCACGAGCGCTGGCTCGCGTATCGAAACGAGTGGGATCTCGAGGCGACCGTGGACAACTGCACCGACGAGTACGCGATGTTCGCCCTCCAGGGGCCGGCGACGCCGGATCTCGTCGACGAGGAGACCGAGGGGTCAGTCACCGAACTCGCGCGGTTCGAAGCGAAATACGCCGAGATAGACGGGATCGAGTGCTGGACGGCCCGGACGGGGTACACCGGCGAGGACGGCTTCGAGCTCTTCGTTCCCTGGAACGAGGCGGAGCGGATCTGGTCGGCGTTCGATTGCCAGCCCTGCGGGCTCGGTGCCCGCAACACGCTGCGGATCGAGGCGGGTTTCTTGCTTGCGGGTCAGGATTTCGATCGCGAGTCGAACCCCCGGACTCCCTACGAAGCCGGCGTCGGATTCACCGTTGCGCTCGAGACCGAGTTCGTGGGCAGGGACGCACTGGCACGCATCTCCGAAGAGGACCTCGACGAACGACTCGTCGGCTTGCAGTTGATCGATCCTGGAATCCCGCGTCACGGCTACGACATCACGAGCACGGAGGGGCGAGTCGTCGGGACCGTTACCAGCGGAACGATGAGCCCGACGCTCGAGCGGGCGATCGGTCTCGGCTACGTGCCGACGGCGTACGCAGAGCCCGGAACGACCGTACACGTCGTCGTCCGTGGCCGATCGAAAAAGGCAAGAGTTGAAACGATGCCGTTCATCGACACAGTATAA
- a CDS encoding SDR family NAD(P)-dependent oxidoreductase, which yields MTRFDGTTAIVTGGGSGIGEHTARTLATDGANVVIADVDSENGEATTAEIVDETDSDATFVDVDVTNDDDVEGMVETALEEYGGLDIAVNNAGIGSKLEPTAAVSESDWQRTIDVNLTGVWRCLRSEIDAMVEDDGGAIVNTASILGRVGTQGAPAYTASKHGVLGLTKVAALDYASEDIRVNAVCPGYIDTPMLEEAGLYEDEATVEQLRELHPQGRLGEPQEIADAIAWLCSDEASFATGEAMAIDGGYLSR from the coding sequence ATGACACGATTCGACGGAACGACGGCGATCGTCACCGGCGGCGGATCCGGTATCGGAGAACACACGGCTCGAACGCTCGCAACGGACGGCGCGAACGTCGTGATCGCGGATGTCGACAGCGAGAACGGCGAGGCGACAACAGCGGAGATCGTCGACGAGACCGACTCGGATGCGACGTTCGTCGACGTCGACGTCACGAACGACGACGATGTCGAGGGAATGGTCGAGACCGCACTCGAGGAGTACGGTGGCCTCGATATCGCCGTGAACAACGCCGGTATCGGGAGTAAACTCGAGCCGACGGCTGCGGTGTCCGAATCCGACTGGCAGCGAACGATCGACGTCAACCTCACCGGAGTCTGGCGCTGTCTCCGTTCCGAAATCGATGCGATGGTCGAGGATGACGGCGGAGCGATCGTCAACACCGCCTCGATCCTCGGTCGGGTCGGCACACAGGGTGCGCCCGCATACACCGCCTCGAAACACGGCGTCCTCGGGCTGACGAAAGTCGCCGCACTCGACTACGCGAGCGAGGACATCCGGGTCAACGCGGTCTGCCCGGGATACATCGACACGCCGATGCTCGAGGAAGCGGGGCTCTACGAGGACGAAGCGACCGTCGAACAGCTTCGAGAACTCCATCCGCAGGGACGCCTCGGTGAGCCACAGGAGATCGCTGACGCGATCGCGTGGCTTTGCTCGGACGAAGCTTCGTTCGCGACCGGCGAGGCGATGGCGATCGACGGCGGCTATCTGAGCCGCTGA
- a CDS encoding NYN domain-containing protein, which produces MFDRVRAILAPDSSETTARDRGVGLFVDGPNVLREEFDVDLDDLRDAARDLGRVGVIRLYLDEHATPGLIQAAEARGFEVIVTSGDVDVKLAVDATALTGDGTIDSLAIASRDTDFKPVLEYAGTVGVETIAIAPGTYGRSDALQNAADRAVTIET; this is translated from the coding sequence ATGTTCGACCGCGTTCGCGCGATTTTGGCCCCCGACTCGAGCGAGACGACGGCCCGCGACCGCGGCGTCGGTCTCTTCGTCGACGGCCCGAACGTCCTCCGCGAGGAGTTCGACGTCGACCTCGACGATCTCCGAGACGCCGCGCGCGATCTCGGACGGGTCGGCGTCATCCGGCTCTATCTCGACGAACACGCGACGCCAGGACTCATCCAGGCGGCAGAGGCGCGCGGCTTCGAAGTGATCGTCACCAGCGGCGACGTCGACGTGAAACTCGCTGTCGACGCCACGGCGCTGACCGGCGACGGTACGATCGACAGCCTCGCGATCGCCTCCCGGGATACGGATTTCAAACCCGTCCTCGAGTACGCCGGCACCGTCGGCGTCGAGACGATCGCCATCGCACCGGGTACCTACGGTCGCTCGGACGCGCTGCAGAACGCGGCGGATCGAGCGGTGACGATCGAAACGTAG
- a CDS encoding ATP-binding protein: MAQTNRFGSVIDGRTVIFVLGVFYIVVAVVWGFRQLPTATPHSSVLVISAFIGGSGAVLCLGGYRLSRTDIDRRFYATIARWCLGGIVVMSLILVLYHVQPTVELSDPVRSVSILTGFSSVAGFGVGVYDAKANTRALELERQNRRLEKTREELSASNERLEQFASAASHDLQEPLRMVSRYLHLIENRYRDDLDEDGEEFLEYAIDGAERMTRMIDALLEYSRVDTRGEEFEPVDLSEVVSDVREDMVVRIEETGAQIAVDELPRVDGDRSQLRQLFQNLLSNAMEYSGDDRPRIEISAERERTDDPSGDRWILSVRDHGIGIDPADQERIFEVFQRLHSHEEHPGTGIGLALCSRIVERHGGEIWIDSALGRGTTVSFSLSAVSRHRSVSGSPSQPP, encoded by the coding sequence ATGGCGCAGACGAACCGCTTCGGATCCGTAATCGACGGTCGGACCGTAATCTTCGTCCTCGGTGTATTCTACATCGTAGTCGCGGTCGTCTGGGGATTCCGACAGCTCCCGACCGCGACGCCACACTCTAGCGTCCTCGTCATTTCCGCCTTTATCGGCGGCTCCGGAGCCGTGTTGTGTCTCGGTGGATACCGATTGTCCCGGACGGATATTGACCGGCGGTTTTACGCGACTATCGCTCGGTGGTGTCTCGGCGGGATCGTCGTGATGAGCCTCATCCTCGTTCTCTATCACGTTCAGCCGACCGTCGAACTCTCCGATCCCGTTCGATCCGTCTCGATCCTGACCGGGTTCAGCAGCGTCGCTGGCTTCGGCGTCGGCGTCTACGATGCGAAAGCCAACACGCGTGCACTCGAACTCGAGCGCCAGAATCGGAGGCTAGAGAAGACGCGGGAGGAACTTTCGGCGTCGAACGAGCGCCTAGAGCAGTTCGCCTCGGCAGCGTCGCACGATCTACAGGAACCGCTCCGGATGGTTTCGCGCTACCTTCACCTCATCGAGAACCGCTACCGTGACGATCTCGACGAAGACGGCGAAGAGTTCCTCGAGTACGCGATCGACGGCGCTGAACGGATGACGAGGATGATCGACGCACTTCTCGAGTATTCTCGGGTCGATACGCGGGGAGAGGAGTTCGAACCGGTCGATCTCTCCGAGGTCGTTTCGGACGTTCGCGAGGATATGGTCGTCCGGATCGAAGAGACCGGTGCCCAGATCGCCGTCGACGAGTTGCCACGCGTCGACGGGGATCGGAGCCAACTGCGCCAACTCTTCCAGAACCTCCTGTCGAACGCGATGGAATACAGCGGAGACGACCGACCCAGAATCGAGATCAGCGCCGAGCGAGAACGGACCGACGACCCCAGCGGTGACCGGTGGATCCTCTCGGTTCGGGACCACGGGATCGGCATCGACCCGGCCGACCAGGAGCGGATATTCGAGGTTTTCCAGCGACTCCACAGCCACGAGGAACACCCCGGTACCGGGATCGGACTCGCACTCTGTAGCCGCATCGTCGAGCGTCACGGCGGTGAAATCTGGATCGACTCAGCCCTCGGTCGTGGCACGACCGTATCGTTTTCGTTATCGGCGGTGAGCCGCCACCGCTCCGTGAGTGGATCACCGTCACAGCCGCCGTGA